The following proteins are encoded in a genomic region of Rhodopirellula islandica:
- a CDS encoding PSD1 and planctomycete cytochrome C domain-containing protein: MSPIAAWAEKDVKRSDTVQATPEQLDFFESKIRPLLIDHCYECHGRDSQESELRVDTLGGMLTGGLAGASLVPGKPTSSLLVTAVRYQDNDLKMPPDEKLSDIQIADLIRWVEMGAPHPDSGTVGPIVQRGEVDVQEGRKHWAFQTPDKATPPVGDASSDAPNPIDAFVLAKLRAQGLRPNPPADKRTLLRRVTFDLIGLPPTPEEIDAFLADGSRDAFASVVDRLLASPHYGERWGRHWLDVARYADSNGLDENVVHGNAWRYRDYVVRSLNDDKPYDEFVVEQLAGDLLDSDDDVELRHERLIATGFLVLGPKVLAEQDEAKMAMDIIDEQIDTVGRSLLGLTLGCARCHTHKFDPISHHDYYGLAGIFQSTQTMDSYKTVAKWHENTIETPQQAADLTAHEEKITAREKLIADNVAAAKSNLDPPVDSEEKPGEVEKRFPAETQAELKTLREELAAWKEATPELPTAMGVTDGEIVDTAVHLRGSHLTLGDVVSRRVPEVLALDDQPAIPDEQSGRLQFAQWLTNGRHPLTARVMVNRMWRGHFGKGLVSTVDNFGLKGSPPSHPELLDWLAVRFVEEGWSIKAMHRMILLSQTYQRSSDFDAENAGLDPGNQWYWRFSLRRLEAEAIRDGLLAVSGQLDPTTGGNLMQYKNREYVFNHTSQDKSKYDSTRRSIYVPVIRNHLYDMFQLFDYTDASVLTGDRNTSTIAPQALFLMNSEMVSDLTFALADRLLEDDADSSQRIRRLYREAYGRPPSDLEISEGVRFLSQFETLLQRNQVASGDRESDPERSAWQAFCQAVVSSSEFVYIR; encoded by the coding sequence ATGAGTCCGATCGCCGCTTGGGCCGAAAAGGATGTCAAGCGGAGCGATACGGTGCAGGCAACGCCGGAACAGCTTGACTTTTTTGAATCCAAGATTCGTCCGTTGCTGATTGACCACTGTTACGAATGTCACGGGAGGGATTCGCAGGAATCGGAACTCCGAGTCGACACGCTAGGGGGAATGCTGACGGGCGGATTGGCGGGAGCGTCTTTGGTTCCGGGAAAACCCACCAGCAGTTTGTTGGTGACCGCGGTTCGGTATCAAGACAATGATCTGAAGATGCCACCCGACGAAAAATTGTCCGACATTCAGATCGCCGACTTGATTCGTTGGGTTGAAATGGGCGCACCGCATCCCGATTCGGGGACCGTCGGACCGATTGTCCAGCGGGGCGAGGTCGATGTGCAGGAAGGCCGCAAGCACTGGGCATTCCAAACTCCCGACAAAGCCACGCCGCCTGTTGGCGATGCTTCCTCAGACGCTCCGAACCCGATCGATGCGTTTGTGCTGGCTAAATTGCGAGCCCAAGGTTTGCGTCCGAATCCACCGGCGGACAAGCGAACGTTGCTCCGCCGAGTCACATTTGACTTGATCGGTTTGCCGCCGACCCCCGAGGAAATTGACGCCTTCCTGGCAGATGGCTCTCGCGATGCGTTCGCCAGTGTCGTTGATCGATTGCTCGCTTCGCCGCATTACGGTGAACGCTGGGGACGCCACTGGTTGGATGTTGCTCGCTACGCCGATTCGAACGGCCTCGATGAAAACGTGGTTCATGGGAACGCCTGGCGCTACCGCGATTACGTTGTGCGTTCACTCAACGACGACAAGCCATACGACGAATTCGTGGTCGAACAATTGGCGGGCGATCTGCTGGATTCCGATGACGACGTCGAACTTCGCCATGAGCGTTTGATCGCGACCGGGTTTCTCGTCCTGGGGCCAAAGGTTTTGGCGGAGCAGGACGAAGCCAAGATGGCAATGGACATCATCGATGAGCAGATCGACACCGTCGGTCGCAGCCTGCTGGGACTGACGCTCGGGTGTGCCCGCTGTCACACGCACAAGTTTGATCCGATCAGCCACCATGACTACTACGGGTTAGCTGGGATCTTTCAGAGCACCCAGACGATGGACAGTTACAAGACGGTTGCCAAGTGGCATGAGAACACGATTGAAACACCACAGCAGGCGGCCGATCTGACTGCCCACGAAGAAAAGATTACTGCTCGAGAAAAGCTGATTGCAGACAACGTCGCAGCCGCCAAGTCGAATCTGGACCCGCCAGTGGATTCCGAGGAGAAACCCGGCGAAGTCGAGAAGCGATTCCCGGCGGAGACTCAGGCGGAGCTCAAGACGCTTCGTGAGGAATTGGCCGCGTGGAAGGAGGCAACTCCAGAATTGCCGACCGCAATGGGCGTGACGGATGGCGAGATTGTGGACACCGCAGTCCATCTTCGTGGCAGTCACCTGACGCTCGGCGACGTTGTGTCTCGCCGCGTCCCTGAGGTGTTGGCATTGGACGACCAGCCCGCAATTCCAGATGAACAAAGCGGCCGCCTTCAGTTTGCTCAGTGGCTGACGAATGGGCGTCATCCACTGACCGCCCGCGTGATGGTCAACCGAATGTGGCGGGGGCACTTTGGCAAGGGGTTGGTCAGCACCGTCGACAACTTTGGACTCAAAGGCAGCCCGCCAAGCCACCCGGAGTTGCTGGATTGGTTGGCGGTTCGATTCGTCGAGGAAGGTTGGTCGATCAAGGCGATGCACCGGATGATCCTGTTGTCGCAAACCTATCAACGAAGCAGCGACTTCGATGCGGAAAATGCGGGACTGGATCCCGGCAACCAGTGGTACTGGCGATTCAGTCTTCGCCGACTGGAAGCCGAAGCGATTCGTGACGGGTTGTTGGCCGTCAGCGGTCAACTTGACCCGACCACGGGCGGGAATCTCATGCAGTACAAGAACCGTGAGTACGTGTTCAACCACACGTCGCAGGACAAATCCAAGTACGATTCGACCCGGCGTTCGATCTACGTGCCCGTGATTCGCAATCACCTTTACGACATGTTTCAATTGTTTGACTACACCGACGCAAGTGTTCTGACTGGTGACCGCAACACCAGCACGATTGCCCCGCAAGCTTTGTTCCTGATGAACTCGGAAATGGTCTCTGACCTGACATTTGCCTTGGCGGATCGTCTGCTGGAAGACGACGCCGACTCTTCCCAGCGAATCCGCCGCTTGTATCGGGAAGCGTACGGGCGACCTCCCAGCGACTTGGAGATTTCCGAGGGCGTTCGCTTCCTCTCGCAGTTTGAAACGCTCCTGCAGCGAAACCAGGTTGCGTCCGGGGACAGAGAGTCCGATCCGGAACGATCGGCCTGGCAAGCGTTTTGCCAAGCCGTGGTCTCGTCCAGTGAGTTTGTTTACATCCGTTAG
- a CDS encoding DUF1501 domain-containing protein: MQLSRRHLLQTTAAGFGSLALASLLADDVHASGGISGAPGLGTPHFAPKAKRVIFLFMKGGPSHMDTFDFKPQLQKDDGKPLPFEKPRVQFAPTSNLLASPWKFKQYGESGIAVSELFPHVAECVDDLCIVNSLHGTNPAHGGASMKLHTGSDVFVRPSMGSWVTYGLGTENQNLPGFITICPTLAHGGTKNWGSAFLPASVSGTPIGNASQPSDQARVKFVKNARLSLEAQRMQLDLAQSMNRGFLETTGPDSALEARIKSFELAFRMQTEMPEALDLDSETAATHKLYGIDNENTADFGRQCLMARRFAERGVRFVQVTHSNTEVQWDQHGNLRKGHTQNAAEVDLPIAGLLKDLKARGLLDDTLVLWGGEFGRTPTCQGSGNDGRDHNPEGFTMWMAGAGLKTGIQYGATDEYGYYAIENKVHLHDLHATMLHLVGLDHEQLTYRHAGRDFRLTDVAGKVVHDLFA; this comes from the coding sequence ATGCAACTCTCACGACGACACCTCTTGCAGACCACCGCAGCTGGTTTTGGATCGCTCGCGTTGGCATCGTTGCTGGCGGACGATGTCCACGCGTCCGGCGGCATCTCAGGGGCTCCCGGTTTGGGGACCCCGCATTTCGCACCGAAAGCGAAACGTGTGATCTTTTTGTTCATGAAGGGCGGGCCGTCGCACATGGACACGTTTGATTTCAAACCTCAACTTCAGAAGGACGACGGCAAACCATTGCCGTTTGAAAAGCCTCGCGTTCAGTTCGCGCCGACCAGCAACCTGTTGGCTTCGCCTTGGAAGTTCAAGCAATACGGCGAGAGCGGCATTGCCGTCAGCGAATTGTTTCCACATGTCGCGGAGTGTGTTGACGATTTGTGCATCGTCAATTCGCTGCATGGAACCAACCCGGCGCATGGCGGGGCGAGCATGAAGTTGCACACGGGCAGCGACGTCTTCGTGCGGCCCAGCATGGGATCGTGGGTCACGTATGGATTGGGCACCGAGAACCAGAACCTGCCGGGGTTCATTACCATCTGTCCGACGCTGGCCCATGGCGGCACGAAAAATTGGGGCTCGGCGTTCTTGCCTGCCAGCGTCTCGGGGACGCCGATCGGCAATGCCAGCCAACCATCGGATCAAGCTCGCGTGAAGTTCGTGAAGAACGCACGGTTGTCGCTCGAAGCACAGCGGATGCAGCTGGACTTGGCCCAGTCGATGAACCGAGGGTTTCTGGAGACGACCGGTCCGGACTCGGCACTCGAAGCTCGGATCAAGTCCTTTGAGTTGGCGTTTCGCATGCAGACCGAGATGCCGGAGGCATTGGACTTGGATTCCGAAACGGCAGCGACACACAAGCTGTACGGCATCGACAACGAAAACACCGCCGACTTCGGTCGCCAATGCTTGATGGCACGCCGATTTGCCGAACGAGGCGTGCGGTTTGTCCAGGTCACGCATAGCAACACCGAAGTGCAATGGGACCAACACGGCAACCTTCGCAAAGGTCACACCCAGAACGCCGCGGAGGTGGATTTGCCGATCGCGGGCCTGTTAAAAGATCTGAAGGCACGCGGGCTGTTGGACGACACGCTGGTGTTGTGGGGAGGCGAGTTTGGCCGCACGCCAACGTGCCAAGGATCCGGGAATGACGGACGCGACCACAATCCGGAAGGGTTCACGATGTGGATGGCGGGCGCTGGATTGAAGACCGGGATCCAGTACGGTGCGACGGACGAGTACGGGTACTACGCGATCGAAAACAAAGTCCACCTGCACGATTTGCACGCCACGATGTTGCATCTGGTGGGGCTCGATCACGAACAACTTACCTATCGCCACGCTGGCCGAGATTTCCGGCTGACCGACGTCGCCGGCAAAGTCGTCCACGACCTATTTGCGTAG
- a CDS encoding PEP-CTERM sorting domain-containing protein, with product MTRFLLAVVVSLAIADASAHAAIILGNTFDGNTGTEAEYLNGQVTAPNVYRAGVSRVGYSLLVGENELVVGDLRTQDGSIAGSTRYFEFIIEPTNDSVIDLESFTYVGNQNVDGEGVSGATKFALRSSLDLFREDIGVANLTGTTISLADPKFQNITTYIDFRLYIQSDTSGESQLTTYSLQEFAFNGSVTAIPEPSSMALLAIGGAGLAWRRRKSNKTLV from the coding sequence GTGACTCGATTTCTACTCGCCGTTGTTGTCAGCCTGGCGATTGCCGATGCGTCGGCGCACGCTGCAATCATCTTGGGTAACACCTTCGATGGAAACACAGGAACAGAAGCAGAGTATTTGAATGGGCAAGTGACTGCTCCCAATGTCTACAGAGCAGGCGTTTCTCGGGTCGGATACAGCCTGCTGGTCGGGGAGAATGAATTGGTCGTGGGTGACTTGCGCACACAAGATGGTTCGATAGCGGGCAGCACTCGCTACTTCGAGTTCATCATCGAGCCTACCAATGACTCGGTAATCGACCTCGAAAGCTTCACCTACGTGGGGAATCAGAACGTCGATGGCGAGGGAGTATCTGGTGCAACCAAGTTCGCATTGAGATCAAGCCTGGATTTATTTCGAGAGGATATCGGCGTTGCCAATCTCACCGGCACCACGATCAGTCTTGCCGACCCAAAGTTCCAGAACATCACAACGTACATTGACTTTCGCCTGTACATCCAAAGCGATACGTCCGGCGAAAGTCAACTCACGACGTATAGCCTTCAGGAATTTGCGTTCAATGGTTCGGTCACCGCCATTCCAGAACCCTCTTCGATGGCACTGTTAGCGATCGGTGGTGCGGGGCTTGCCTGGCGTCGTCGCAAATCGAACAAGACTTTGGTCTGA
- a CDS encoding thioredoxin family protein codes for MNHLFSTRIGLLFCIAIIGLGSGCSMSEITGSHSEESFDQLIGQDKLILVKFGSSSCGPCNRLDEELAAIEADPPAGFEIHALSINANRDLARKFDITGIPRMILFRSGQKLGDQVGYQTEEQIRSWISSQNVIVGDVHSNPFAAKSASEIDSTPHNS; via the coding sequence ATGAACCACCTGTTTTCAACTCGAATCGGTTTGCTTTTCTGCATTGCAATCATCGGGCTGGGTAGCGGTTGCAGCATGTCGGAAATCACGGGATCGCACAGCGAAGAATCGTTCGACCAGTTGATCGGCCAAGACAAGCTGATCTTGGTGAAGTTTGGTTCCTCCTCGTGCGGCCCCTGCAACCGTTTGGACGAGGAACTTGCGGCGATCGAAGCTGATCCGCCGGCAGGTTTCGAGATTCATGCTCTCAGCATCAACGCCAATCGAGACCTCGCACGCAAGTTCGACATCACCGGCATCCCACGGATGATCTTGTTCCGCAGCGGACAAAAACTGGGCGATCAAGTCGGCTATCAAACCGAAGAACAAATTCGCAGTTGGATCAGTTCGCAGAACGTCATCGTCGGCGATGTCCACTCCAATCCCTTTGCGGCAAAGTCCGCTTCTGAAATCGATTCGACGCCGCACAATTCCTAG
- a CDS encoding PEP-CTERM sorting domain-containing protein codes for MIRTTIVVGCLLFLSSSSANAAIVLGNTFPVQTTGDSPFSAGQVTDPNITSTGVSRIGYSLNGGGFVGGDSALVGGDYRNFAGSGNINSSTRYFEFNIQPVTGYEVDLTDFTYEGFVTLSGSSTIEPDIFQLRSSRDSYATQIPGANLLGTTIDLSDTEFQDLTSPVNFRLYIQSSDPSANPSSTYNLDSFAFNGTVSAVPEPSSMALLAFGGAGLAWRRRKSKKNSAR; via the coding sequence ATGATTCGAACCACCATTGTCGTTGGTTGCCTGCTGTTCTTGAGCTCTTCATCCGCGAACGCTGCAATTGTTCTCGGAAACACATTTCCAGTTCAAACGACTGGTGATTCTCCTTTTAGCGCCGGACAAGTAACAGATCCAAATATCACGTCGACAGGGGTGAGCCGCATTGGATACAGCCTGAATGGTGGAGGATTTGTCGGCGGTGACTCCGCACTTGTTGGTGGCGACTACCGGAACTTTGCTGGCTCAGGCAATATCAATTCCTCAACCCGCTATTTCGAATTCAATATCCAACCAGTTACCGGTTATGAAGTCGATCTCACTGACTTCACTTACGAAGGATTCGTAACATTGTCTGGTAGCTCAACGATTGAACCTGATATCTTCCAACTTCGCTCAAGTCGAGATAGTTACGCTACCCAGATTCCTGGGGCCAATTTGCTTGGCACGACCATTGATCTCAGTGACACCGAGTTCCAGGATCTTACCTCTCCGGTCAACTTCCGACTTTACATTCAAAGTAGTGACCCATCTGCGAACCCTAGCTCGACATACAACTTGGACTCGTTTGCGTTCAACGGAACAGTCTCCGCCGTTCCCGAGCCTTCTTCCATGGCGTTGCTTGCTTTTGGTGGAGCGGGACTTGCTTGGCGCCGACGCAAATCAAAGAAGAATTCGGCCCGATAG
- a CDS encoding CPBP family intramembrane glutamic endopeptidase, whose product MSSRQISLTISQAAAIFLAALVYLVLLLWWVLPVLRAQVGLHPATHWYLIGFALFPPMIAYAVWQARREGADTFAKLLGSLRVHPMTQRDWHYAAAGIFTVLGGTGLLLAAWSNLARLDLLPPVETEPWCIDMSPLEGRDRWLLLLWVPMFVLNIVGEELLWRGYVQSRLTMRHSWLAIGMLWLAFHIPFGVSTMVLSLPLMLVLPFVFDRTQNTTVAILIHAMFNGPAFLAAAFGLLPG is encoded by the coding sequence ATGAGTAGCAGGCAAATTTCACTGACGATCTCGCAGGCAGCGGCCATCTTTTTGGCAGCGCTCGTGTACCTGGTGTTGCTTTTGTGGTGGGTGCTTCCGGTGTTGCGAGCTCAGGTCGGACTTCACCCGGCGACGCATTGGTACTTGATCGGCTTCGCATTGTTCCCGCCCATGATCGCCTACGCGGTCTGGCAAGCACGACGCGAGGGAGCCGACACATTCGCGAAGCTGCTTGGGTCACTCCGCGTTCATCCGATGACCCAGCGGGATTGGCACTACGCCGCTGCAGGAATTTTCACGGTACTGGGTGGAACGGGGCTCCTGCTCGCAGCCTGGAGCAACTTGGCCAGGCTTGATCTGTTACCACCAGTCGAGACCGAACCATGGTGCATCGACATGTCGCCGTTGGAAGGTCGCGACCGTTGGTTGCTCTTGCTTTGGGTGCCCATGTTCGTGCTGAACATCGTCGGCGAAGAACTGCTGTGGCGAGGTTATGTGCAATCACGCCTCACGATGCGGCACAGTTGGCTGGCCATTGGAATGCTATGGCTCGCCTTCCACATCCCGTTTGGCGTTTCGACGATGGTCCTGTCCTTGCCGCTGATGCTGGTTTTACCATTCGTGTTCGATCGGACCCAAAACACAACGGTCGCGATCTTAATCCACGCCATGTTCAACGGCCCCGCCTTCCTGGCCGCAGCCTTCGGCCTGCTGCCGGGTTAG
- a CDS encoding serine/threonine protein kinase has translation MSEPLSPVAVFREAALRSDLLQAEQWERAAKEVKQNLASEDRLDPELVCEEMSKVLVRDRILTPYQSQQIRAGRTKLTLGNYVITEFLGQGGMGQVFGGVHKIMGRQCAIKVLPLQKSDPLSLESFAREIRLQSNLDSPYLVRAFDAGKDGKVHYLVTEYVPGTDLRRLVREHGRLSMQQAASIIAQAAAGLAYAHESGLVHRDVKPANIMVTPDGHAKVSDVGLAALSFGPDDDPRAGMVVGTADYLSPEQIRTPDQVGPPSDIYSLGCTLYYACTGSVPFPGGDSKSKCRRHLNEMPLKPTQQAPELSDAFVDTIADMMEKDVSRRITTAAEVVMRLSPWATMDADTNDSGTIQIGEGMQPVAIPAAGIPRPEDSLGESMLDEMSWDNVGSSAGDPLASAALSNSTVTPPPPPESDPDALTPSPSSTGISTGQWLASVLVFTAIGFVVGYLTARGVLFH, from the coding sequence ATGAGCGAACCGCTTTCCCCCGTCGCCGTTTTTAGAGAAGCCGCCCTGCGATCTGACTTGCTGCAGGCGGAGCAATGGGAACGCGCCGCCAAAGAGGTCAAACAAAACCTTGCCAGCGAAGATCGCTTGGACCCCGAATTGGTCTGCGAAGAGATGTCCAAGGTTCTCGTTCGCGATCGAATCTTGACACCTTACCAGTCACAACAAATTCGGGCTGGGCGAACCAAGTTGACATTGGGCAACTACGTCATCACGGAGTTTCTCGGCCAAGGCGGGATGGGGCAAGTCTTCGGTGGCGTGCACAAGATCATGGGCCGGCAGTGCGCGATCAAGGTCTTGCCGTTGCAAAAGTCCGACCCGTTGAGCCTGGAAAGCTTCGCTCGCGAAATTCGGCTCCAATCAAATCTGGACAGTCCTTACTTGGTGCGTGCTTTCGACGCGGGCAAGGACGGCAAGGTACATTACTTGGTCACCGAGTATGTCCCCGGCACCGATTTGCGACGCTTGGTTCGCGAGCACGGTCGACTGTCGATGCAACAAGCCGCGTCGATCATCGCCCAAGCCGCCGCCGGACTCGCCTACGCTCATGAATCCGGTTTGGTCCATCGCGACGTGAAGCCCGCCAACATCATGGTCACGCCCGACGGTCACGCCAAAGTTTCTGACGTTGGCTTGGCCGCGTTGTCCTTTGGGCCGGATGACGATCCGCGGGCCGGGATGGTGGTCGGAACGGCTGATTATTTGTCCCCTGAACAGATTCGAACGCCAGACCAAGTCGGACCGCCCAGCGATATCTATTCGCTCGGTTGCACGCTGTACTACGCCTGCACAGGTTCGGTTCCATTTCCCGGCGGCGACTCGAAATCGAAATGCCGCCGGCACTTGAACGAGATGCCGCTCAAGCCGACTCAACAGGCACCCGAACTCAGTGATGCGTTTGTCGACACAATCGCGGACATGATGGAAAAGGATGTGTCCCGGCGGATCACCACTGCGGCCGAAGTCGTGATGCGACTGAGTCCCTGGGCCACAATGGATGCCGACACCAACGATTCGGGAACCATTCAAATCGGTGAAGGCATGCAACCCGTCGCAATTCCAGCGGCCGGTATCCCACGCCCGGAAGATTCACTCGGCGAATCCATGCTGGACGAAATGAGCTGGGACAACGTCGGCTCCTCTGCTGGCGACCCGCTGGCCTCCGCTGCGCTCAGCAATTCAACCGTCACGCCGCCCCCGCCGCCCGAATCGGATCCCGATGCCCTCACGCCATCGCCTTCCTCAACAGGCATCTCCACCGGCCAGTGGTTGGCCAGCGTTCTCGTTTTCACCGCGATTGGCTTTGTGGTTGGATACCTGACCGCTCGCGGTGTGTTGTTCCATTGA